CTCGGAGGATGGCGGCCGGACGTACTCCCTGGTGGAAGGGCTGTGGAAGCACCCGCACCGGGAGCGCTGGGAGGCCGGCTTCGGCGGGCAGGCGATCCACACCGTGCTGCCGGACCCGGTCGACCCGCTGCGGCTGACCGTGGCCATGTCCACCGGCGGGGTGTACCGGACGTTCGACGGCGGCGCGTCGTGGGAGGCGAGCAACACGGGGATCAAGGCGTACTTCCTGCCCGACCCGTACCCGGAGTTCGGCCAGTGCGTGCACAAGGTCGGCCGGCACCCGGCCGCGCCCGAGCGGCTGTTCCTCCAGAACCACCACGGCGTGTACCGGTCCGACGACGCGGGGGCGACGTGGCGGTCGATCGCCGACGGTCTGCCCGCCGATTTCGGCTTCCCCGTGGTCAGCCACCCGCACAAGCCGGACGTGATCTACAACTTCCCGCTCGTCGCGGACGGCGACCGCTTCCCGCCCCGTGGCGAGTGCGCGGTGTACCGGTCTTCGGACGCCGGCGAGTCGTGGGAGGCGTTGCGGAACGGCCTGCCGGACGGCTTCTGGACGGCCGTGATGCGGGACGCGATGTGCACCGACGCGGCGGACCCGGCGGGCGTCTACTTCGGCTCGCGGTCGGGTGAGGTGTACGCGAGCACGGACGAGGGCGACAGTTGGCGGCGGATCGCCGAACACCTGCCCGACGTGGTGTGCGTGCGGGTCGCGGAGGTGTGATCGCGGTGCGAGTGCTCGTGCTGATCCCGGGGCCGCTGCGGCAGACGGCCGACAACCAGGCGAAAGTGGAGGTCGACCTGCCGGAGCAGGCCACCCTGGGCACCCTGCTCGACCACCTGGCCGCGCGGTACCCGTTGCTGGACCGGAGGCTGCGTGACGAGCGGGACGGCCTGCGCCGGTACGTGAACTTCTACGTGGACGGCGAGGAGTGCCGCCGACTGTCCGGCGCCGACACCCGGCTCACCCCGGACACGGAGGTCCAGATCCTGCCGTCGGTCGCCGGCGGCTGAACCCCTACTTGGCGATCA
This is a stretch of genomic DNA from Saccharothrix ecbatanensis. It encodes these proteins:
- a CDS encoding WD40/YVTN/BNR-like repeat-containing protein — protein: MHLLAIGTRKGLWLATSGDRKSWSFSGPHHPMTEVYAVAIENRRERPRLLVGTTSSHFGPTVVTSDDLGETWQEPDHAPIAFPEDASLERVWQLALTPDPEIVYAGTEPSALFRSEDGGRTYSLVEGLWKHPHRERWEAGFGGQAIHTVLPDPVDPLRLTVAMSTGGVYRTFDGGASWEASNTGIKAYFLPDPYPEFGQCVHKVGRHPAAPERLFLQNHHGVYRSDDAGATWRSIADGLPADFGFPVVSHPHKPDVIYNFPLVADGDRFPPRGECAVYRSSDAGESWEALRNGLPDGFWTAVMRDAMCTDAADPAGVYFGSRSGEVYASTDEGDSWRRIAEHLPDVVCVRVAEV
- a CDS encoding MoaD/ThiS family protein, with the translated sequence MRVLVLIPGPLRQTADNQAKVEVDLPEQATLGTLLDHLAARYPLLDRRLRDERDGLRRYVNFYVDGEECRRLSGADTRLTPDTEVQILPSVAGG